The following are encoded in a window of Carya illinoinensis cultivar Pawnee chromosome 15, C.illinoinensisPawnee_v1, whole genome shotgun sequence genomic DNA:
- the LOC122297296 gene encoding glycolipid transfer protein 2-like isoform X1: MKRRREMEKGSEIRSAIEELTLMVKVIKPGDNHDASHIPTKPFLYVCNLVIQVLDKIGPTMAVLRQDIHQNIQRLEMAHESDPLLNSNLVEILKKESSEGNARKVTSCSRAFLWLTRSLDFTSALLQKLAKDPEQRMEQAVEESYINTLKLWHGWISSAAFKIALKLVPDNKTFTDLLMGKDGDCETLKEEMQTLISLFLPLLEESHSILSFYGLEKLKSA; encoded by the exons ATGAAGAGGAGAAGGGAGATGGAGAAGGGATCAGAGATAAGGTCTGCCATTGAAGAGCTCACTTTGATGGTCAAAGTAATTAAACCTGGTGATAATCATGATGCTTCTCACATCCCCACAAAGCCATTTCTTTATGTCTGCAATTTGGTTATTCAAGTTCTTG ATAAGATTGGACCAACGATGGCTGTTCTTAGACAAGATATTCATCAGAATATTCAG AGATTGGAAATGGCCCATGAATCTGATCCTTTACTGAATTCAAACCTGGTTGAGATCTTGAAGAAAGAGTCCAGTGAAGGCAATGCAAGAAAAGTTACAAGCTGTAGCAGAGCCTTTCTATGGCTTACCAG ATCCTTGGATTTTACTTCGGCATTATTGCAAAAACTAGCAAAAGACCCTGAACAGAGGATGGAACAAGCAGTGGAGGAGTCTTACATCAACACTTTAAAGCTATGGCATGGATGGATATCATCAGCTGCTTTCAAA ATAGCTCTAAAATTAGTGCCTGACAACAAAACCTTCACTGATCTCCTCATGGGGAAAGATGGCGACTGTGAGACCCTTAAAGAGGAAATGCAAACCTTGATTTCACTATTTTTGCCTTTATTAGAAGAAAGCCACTCTATCTTG AGTTTTTATGGATTGGAGAAGTTAAAGTCTGCCTGA
- the LOC122297296 gene encoding glycolipid transfer protein 3-like isoform X2 — MKRRREMEKGSEIRSAIEELTLMVKVIKPDKIGPTMAVLRQDIHQNIQRLEMAHESDPLLNSNLVEILKKESSEGNARKVTSCSRAFLWLTRSLDFTSALLQKLAKDPEQRMEQAVEESYINTLKLWHGWISSAAFKIALKLVPDNKTFTDLLMGKDGDCETLKEEMQTLISLFLPLLEESHSILSFYGLEKLKSA, encoded by the exons ATGAAGAGGAGAAGGGAGATGGAGAAGGGATCAGAGATAAGGTCTGCCATTGAAGAGCTCACTTTGATGGTCAAAGTAATTAAACCTG ATAAGATTGGACCAACGATGGCTGTTCTTAGACAAGATATTCATCAGAATATTCAG AGATTGGAAATGGCCCATGAATCTGATCCTTTACTGAATTCAAACCTGGTTGAGATCTTGAAGAAAGAGTCCAGTGAAGGCAATGCAAGAAAAGTTACAAGCTGTAGCAGAGCCTTTCTATGGCTTACCAG ATCCTTGGATTTTACTTCGGCATTATTGCAAAAACTAGCAAAAGACCCTGAACAGAGGATGGAACAAGCAGTGGAGGAGTCTTACATCAACACTTTAAAGCTATGGCATGGATGGATATCATCAGCTGCTTTCAAA ATAGCTCTAAAATTAGTGCCTGACAACAAAACCTTCACTGATCTCCTCATGGGGAAAGATGGCGACTGTGAGACCCTTAAAGAGGAAATGCAAACCTTGATTTCACTATTTTTGCCTTTATTAGAAGAAAGCCACTCTATCTTG AGTTTTTATGGATTGGAGAAGTTAAAGTCTGCCTGA
- the LOC122297513 gene encoding uncharacterized protein C57A10.07-like: MNNYSLGSSGSPKSFHVYPRGSDFDLELGTRRARKPKNSPFHPIKMLKPLGTRLHYYCKLHPLLVFIISLSLGVTILIILSLYESHYRMLGSNQKIDVVLGDYPLPDLRNLVMVAGHSVYTSSSCGKAEKEDSWFLESYQKNPGQASTFVRHIQEGVEIAAKDDAALLLFSGGETRKDAGPRSEAQSYWSVAESRGWFGKKENMRWRALTEEHARDSFENLLFSVCRFRELTGTYPYNITVVSYDFKEERFAHLHRSAIGFPESRFFYLGTPASLTSKEAALKGEALVRTQFHGDPYGCQGSLFRKKLKRDPFHRSIPYPNGCPEIEGLFKYCGTAPYPGYLPWSQ, encoded by the exons ATGAACAATTATTCACTTGGGTCTTCTGGGAGTCCCAAGTCCTTCCATGTATACCCAAGAGGCAGCGACTTTGATTTAGAATTAGGAACTAGACGTGCCCGAAAGCCTAAGAATTCTCCCTTTCATCCCATCAAAATGCTTAAACCGTTGGGAACTCGTCTTCATTATTACTGTAAGCTACACCCACTTTTGGTTTTCATCATCTCCTTGTCCCTTGGGGTCACAATCCTCATCATTTTATCTCTGTATGAGAGCCACTACCGAATGCTGGGTAGTAATCAAAAAATCGATGTGGTTTTGGGTGATTATCCGTTGCCGGATCTTCGGAATCTTGTAATGGTTGCTGGGCATTCTGTATATACGAGTAGTAGCTGTGGGAAAGCTGAGAAAGAAGATTCATGGTTTTTGGAATCTTATCAGAAGAATCCAGGTCAAGCTTCTACGTTTGTGAGACATATTCAAGAGGGAGTTGAAATTGCTGCCAAAGATGATGCAGCTTTGCTTTTGTTTAGTGGTGGGGAGACTCGAAAAGATGCTGGTCCTCGTAGTGAGGCACAGAGTTATTGGAGCGTTGCTGAGTCGAGAGGATGGTTTG gcaagaaagaaaatatgagaTGGAGGGCACTCACGGAAGAGCATGCAAGGGATAGCTTTGAGAATCTCCTCTTTAGTGTGTGTCGTTTTCGAGAGCTTACTGGCACGTATCCTTATAACATAACT GTTGTAAGTTATGATTTCAAGGAAGAGAGATTTGCGCATTTGCATCGGTCTGCAATTGGGTTTCCAGAGTCGAGGTTTTTCTACTTAGGCACCCCAGCTTCACTCACTTCAAAAGAAGCAGCTCTGAAAGGTGAGGCATTGGTACGGACTCAATTCCATGGAGATCCATATGGGTGCCAAGGTTCACTCTTTCGGAAAAAATTAAAGCGTGATCCTTTTCACCGGTCAATTCCTTATCCTAATGGGTGCCCTGAGATTGAAGGTCTGTTCAAATATTGTGGAACAGCTCCTTATCCAGGCTACCTTCCTTGGTCCCAGTGA
- the LOC122297514 gene encoding pathogen-related protein-like, whose translation MATSEVEAQDKYRSYLHGEGEKNTKWRFGAPPNYDLVDRLFEEGRTKIWPPGSLEEKVQNLVKTWEMEMFHKTCSDDYKSLDPNKYTFSLNGRKAVTLEEKRKIGGGYNFLLQTSLPEKLRGYNPAEETIDSAHRAFVTAFPRGFALEVLRVYSGPPVIVYKFRHWGFMEGAFKGHEPTGEMVELFGMAVFELDEQEIIVKVEFFFDRGELLGGLMQGASLDGSSVEEAATCPFLRNTG comes from the exons ATGGCAACTTCAGAAGTTGAGGCTCAGGACAAATATCGTTCCTACTTACATGGAGAAGGAGAGAAGAACACAAAATGGAGGTTTGGAGCCCCTCCTAACTATGATCTTGTTGACAGACTTTTTGAAGAAGGCAGAActaag ATATGGCCTCCTGGATCACTTGAAGAAAAAGTGCAGAACCTAGTTAAGACATGGGAAATGGAGATGTTCCACAAAACATGCTCTGATGACTATAAATCACTTGATCCGAATAAGTATACTTTCAGCCTTAATG GAAGGAAAGCTGTAACGTTGGAAGAAAAGCGCAAGATTGGGGGAGGCTACAATTTCTTGCTACAAACCTCTTTGCCAGAGAAGCTCCGTGGCTACAACCCAGCAGAAGAAACAATTGATTCAGCTCATAGGGCTTTCGTTACAGCTTTCCCGCGTGGGTTTGCTCTGGAGGTTCTGAGAGTTTATTCAGGGCCACCAGTGATTGTTTACAAGTTCAGGCATTGGGGTTTTATGGAGGGGGCTTTCAAAGGCCATGAACCAACAGGAGAAATGGTTGAACTCTTTGGGATGGCCGTTTTTGAG TTGGACGAACAGGAGATAATTGTGAAGGTCGAGTTCTTCTTTGACCGTGGAGAACTGCTAGGAGGTCTCATGCAAGGTGCTAGCTTGGATGGTTCCTCCGTAGAGGAGGCTGCAACCTGCCCTTTCCTGAGGAACACAGGGTAG
- the LOC122297147 gene encoding protein LAZ1 homolog 1-like isoform X1, translating into MWLLHLGAEFAIFSSWPIFSASIFVAVAVVLSMYLIFEHLAAYNQPEEQKFLIGLVLMVPVYALESFLSLLNSDAAFNCEVIRDCYEAFALYCFERYLIACLGGEEKTIEFMENQGLIDFDRPLLKEAYTYGVVEHPFPLNCVLRDWYLGPNFYNAVKIGIVQYMILKMICALLAMILEVFGVYGEGKFEWRYGYPYLAVVLNFSQTWALYCLLQFYTIIKDKLEPIKPLAKFLTFKSIVFLTWWQGITIAFLFSMGVFKGSLAQELKTRIQDYIICIEMGVAAMVHLYVFPAVPYKRGERCVRNVAVMANYASLDAPPDTEEVQDSERSTIIRMARHDEREKRLNFPQSVRDVVVGSGGIIVDDMKYTVSHVVEPVERGIAKINETFHQISENVKRYEEQRRSSKDDSYIIPMNSWSTEFSEVNENLVEGSISDSGLSNGKRQHHQSKASASGARTFR; encoded by the exons ATGTGGTTGCTTCACCTGGGTGCTGAGTTTGCAATATTCTCCAGTTGGCCTATTTTCAGTGCAAGTATATTTGTAGCTGTTGCAGTGGTGCTCTCCATGTATCTTATCTTTGAGCATTTAGCTGCTTATAATCAGCCAGAG GAGCAGAAGTTTCTAATTGGTCTCGTTCTGATGGTTCCTGTTTATGCTCTGGAATCG TTTTTGTCACTTTTAAACTCAGACGCTGCCTTCAACTGTGAAGTTATTCGGGATTGCTATGAGGCTTTTGCACTATATTGCTTTGAGAGATACCTGATAGCCTGCTTAG GTGGTGAGGAAAAGACAATTGAGTTTATGGAAAATCAAGGGCTTATTGATTTCGACAGACCTCTTTTGAAAGAAGCATATACTTATGGAGTTGTAGAACATCCTTTTCCACTAAATTGTGTCCTAAGAGATTGGTATCTTGGTCCTAACTTCTATAATGCCGTGAAAATTGGCATTGTTCAATAT ATGATACTGAAGATGATCTGTGCACTGCTGGCAATGATTTTAGAAGTTTTTGGGGTTTATGGAGAAGGGAAGTTTGAATGGAGATATGG CTATCCATACTTGGCAGTTGTTCTTAATTTCAGTCAGACATGGGCTCTATATTGCCTTTTACAGTTCTATACCATTATTAAAGATAAATTGGAACCAATTAAACCCCTGGCAAAGTTTCTTACTTTCAAATCAATTGTATTCCTGACATGGTGGCAAGGCATTACTATTGCATTTCTTTTCTCGATGGGAGTTTTTAAAGGGTCTTTGGCTCAGGAGCTGAAAACGCGGATACAAGACTACATCATCTGTATTGAG ATGGGTGTTGCTGCCATGGTTCACCTGTATGTCTTCCCAGCAGTGCCTTATAAAAGAGGAGAACGATGTGTTCGTAATGTAGCAGTTATGGCGAACTATGCCTCATTAGATGCACCTCCTGATACAGAGGAGGTTCAAGACAGCGAAAGATCAACTATAATACGCATGGCTCGGCATGATGAGCGAGAAAAACGTTTGAATTTCCCCCAGAGTGTCCGTGATGTGGTTGTTGGGAGTGGTGGAATT ATTGTTGATGACATGAAGTACACAGTATCACATGTGGTAGAACCCGTTGAAAGGGGAATAGCAAAAATCAATGAAACCTTCCATCAGATATCCGAAAATGTGAAACGCTATGAGGAGCAGAGGAGGAGCAGTAAGGATGATAGTTATATTATCCCCATGAATTCATGGAGTACAGAATTTTCTGAAGTTAATGAAAATCTTGTTGAAGGTAGCATCAGTGACAGTGGTCTGTCTAATGGGAAAAGACAGCATCACCAGTCAAAAGCCTCAGCATCTGGAGCTAGAACATTCAGATAA
- the LOC122297147 gene encoding protein LAZ1 homolog 1-like isoform X2: protein MVPVYALESFLSLLNSDAAFNCEVIRDCYEAFALYCFERYLIACLGGEEKTIEFMENQGLIDFDRPLLKEAYTYGVVEHPFPLNCVLRDWYLGPNFYNAVKIGIVQYMILKMICALLAMILEVFGVYGEGKFEWRYGYPYLAVVLNFSQTWALYCLLQFYTIIKDKLEPIKPLAKFLTFKSIVFLTWWQGITIAFLFSMGVFKGSLAQELKTRIQDYIICIEMGVAAMVHLYVFPAVPYKRGERCVRNVAVMANYASLDAPPDTEEVQDSERSTIIRMARHDEREKRLNFPQSVRDVVVGSGGIIVDDMKYTVSHVVEPVERGIAKINETFHQISENVKRYEEQRRSSKDDSYIIPMNSWSTEFSEVNENLVEGSISDSGLSNGKRQHHQSKASASGARTFR, encoded by the exons ATGGTTCCTGTTTATGCTCTGGAATCG TTTTTGTCACTTTTAAACTCAGACGCTGCCTTCAACTGTGAAGTTATTCGGGATTGCTATGAGGCTTTTGCACTATATTGCTTTGAGAGATACCTGATAGCCTGCTTAG GTGGTGAGGAAAAGACAATTGAGTTTATGGAAAATCAAGGGCTTATTGATTTCGACAGACCTCTTTTGAAAGAAGCATATACTTATGGAGTTGTAGAACATCCTTTTCCACTAAATTGTGTCCTAAGAGATTGGTATCTTGGTCCTAACTTCTATAATGCCGTGAAAATTGGCATTGTTCAATAT ATGATACTGAAGATGATCTGTGCACTGCTGGCAATGATTTTAGAAGTTTTTGGGGTTTATGGAGAAGGGAAGTTTGAATGGAGATATGG CTATCCATACTTGGCAGTTGTTCTTAATTTCAGTCAGACATGGGCTCTATATTGCCTTTTACAGTTCTATACCATTATTAAAGATAAATTGGAACCAATTAAACCCCTGGCAAAGTTTCTTACTTTCAAATCAATTGTATTCCTGACATGGTGGCAAGGCATTACTATTGCATTTCTTTTCTCGATGGGAGTTTTTAAAGGGTCTTTGGCTCAGGAGCTGAAAACGCGGATACAAGACTACATCATCTGTATTGAG ATGGGTGTTGCTGCCATGGTTCACCTGTATGTCTTCCCAGCAGTGCCTTATAAAAGAGGAGAACGATGTGTTCGTAATGTAGCAGTTATGGCGAACTATGCCTCATTAGATGCACCTCCTGATACAGAGGAGGTTCAAGACAGCGAAAGATCAACTATAATACGCATGGCTCGGCATGATGAGCGAGAAAAACGTTTGAATTTCCCCCAGAGTGTCCGTGATGTGGTTGTTGGGAGTGGTGGAATT ATTGTTGATGACATGAAGTACACAGTATCACATGTGGTAGAACCCGTTGAAAGGGGAATAGCAAAAATCAATGAAACCTTCCATCAGATATCCGAAAATGTGAAACGCTATGAGGAGCAGAGGAGGAGCAGTAAGGATGATAGTTATATTATCCCCATGAATTCATGGAGTACAGAATTTTCTGAAGTTAATGAAAATCTTGTTGAAGGTAGCATCAGTGACAGTGGTCTGTCTAATGGGAAAAGACAGCATCACCAGTCAAAAGCCTCAGCATCTGGAGCTAGAACATTCAGATAA